gtccgGAATGAAGATGCTCGGATACAACTGGCTTTTTCAAGCCATAAAAATATGTTTGATGTCGGGGGCTGCAATAGCGTTCTGGCTGCTTCTCTGTCGGACGCCGCCATGGCGCTATTGCAGCTTGTACAAAAGGCTTTAGTATGTAGTATAAGTTGTAAGAATGTATTAATTTATGGTGTTTTATGGAGCGACATGTTCACCTCGGTGACAAGCTCTAAAAATAATCCCtccgcgcctacatttttcaaatttgccgcctttttctactgacaagatctgcttgaccaagtatatttgtTTTACCTCTTCATAATTATTACCCGTTTCTAAACGTATCCGtgatgtcaatgtcaaaaaaaaataggttatGGTAATGGTTCATTTGACAGTTTATAGAAAAGGGAGCTTTCGGGCTATTGTTCACACAATTTACGTAAATTGGACGAACAAAATCACTAATGGCTGCTGCTGCATCAAGACGTTCGATTGGGCAACTTCTTCAGCAGGGATGGAACGAGATTCCAGAGATATTGGCTTCTACTGGTTTGGCCTTAGTAGGAGTGGGTTTGGCTACGATAGGATGTTATAATTACGTGAAAAACGACGGGGATAACAGAAGATACAAGAGTACCTACGTAGTGATGAGACCTGATGACCCCAAAGCTAAATTAATTCGCAAAGATTGAGTGTGGCGCAGGACATCGCGAACGCAATAGTGTTGGACTAGCTGCAATTATGTAATAAAGTTTCATTCagtttaaatttgtttttgttGTCTCGTAATAAGTTACCATTGTGCCAAAGTGAAATTAGTAGATTATCTTCCTGTTATTCAGCTGCGTGCGTGTTTCTGGCAACAACTAACTGGTCATGTTGGTTCAAAATAATTTCTTCCCCAAAATGTGGGTTAGAGAAGCCCGAAAAGGTTGAAGATACACTTCTTTGTTTAAACCCAGCCATTTATAAGATAAtttgtcaggtgacaaccaaaacttaTTGCAATAATAAAGTTAAACAAAAATTGACCTTGTTATGGTACTAGTATGGTTTAATACGGCTCTGAACTTGTTGTTtggtgagttttggttgtcgcctaataatttaattgttatGGAAACAAATGCCCTGGAAATAATATTCCGAAACTTAAAACTTGTTCCCTCCGAGCTCTGAGCATGTTCTGCATCATGTTGTGCATCATTGTGGGGCAGTGTGcatatgacgtttaaaataacacttgcactgcgtgtgctatcaaaatcgctgcagacttttcttggtctagctttGTTATTATTACATACTaccgaaatatgtatttaattaacaatgttttatacaaatatacctaaataggcttaactagggaatgcaataccGGAATACcaggatcccgaaataccgggatcccgcaTGCAATTTGCGGGATTAATCACGCTCGTAAAAAATGCGGGATCGAAGAGCGACGTGGTTCTTACGTGTTAGTACTACAAGGAACACGTGCTCGGGCCCGTGCCTACTGGCGAAAATTCTCCACGGAGCCTAAATGCATCTATGGAGGAAGGGGTAATGACACGGAAAAGCATTTCGCCCGAATTTGTCAATTTACTTCATCACACTTGGTCATAAAAGGTGTTATTTCACATAGGAAACGCGGTCCGTAAATCCTAAATTTCTAATTTTAGTTTACTTTTTGTTTTAAACCTTCAAATTTAGTACCAATTCTTAAAATTGTATACTAACTTACGGGACTGAAAATGACGATTCCGCGGAATACCGGGATTGAGTTCCTCATGcgggattgcattccctaggCTTAACACTTTCTAGGTGCAAGGTAGTAGGTATTAATGATATTCATTCAGTTGTTGAGGAAGGTACTGTGTTCTCTGGCTGGAACAGTTAATAGCGCCAAGCCCGGTTACAACTAACAtcaaaacagacagacagaaagacatggcgaaactataagggttcctagttgattagggaaccctaaaagggaggaggttatcaattggACGGTATGTTTTTGTATATTTGCTACTCGATCACTCCACCAATCTTGAattttcgaatttaaactgttgtgagacatactaacattgactaattttacggtttagactcgcTTGTTGtgagtcactcgcgcgacatgtttcggagagcctaggcctcctttctcaagcactaacagtgcgaacagcgttcacgacggccctGTAGCGCGTACTGCGGCGCGCCGCGTCGCACGctgtgacttaaaacaagtgagtctaaaccgtaaaattattcaatcttGAATTGATTTTGATGATTATTATTTGATTGCCCCAATTTGTCCACTCGATCTGTCATATATAAAATCTGTACAAAATCAGCGTAATGGCATAGTCGCCTAAAAGAACCAGTAATAAGACAAGCATAGTTAAATTAAACCTTTTTTATAACTACAAGATTACATAATGCGTATGTATAGTGGAGGAAGTTTATTTAATAGCCGCTTGCCACTTAGCTAAAGGCAGATTCTCTACACTCCTGTTCAAGGTGCGCACGATGATCCTGTTGATTTCTCGCACAAAGGCCGGCTTCAGGTCGCGGACCAAATCGTTCACGTTCCGGTTCAGGGATTCGTTAATAGACTCACctgaaaagaaacaaaaatacCCTTGGCATTAGGTCCTTAGGTACAGCTAACGATTTTTTCTGCTTTATCATGTTGAAAAATCATTGCATTCCAAGAAATgaactttaacacattcactgccagcgaccaggtaggcgggttctctgttcgtagtacagtcacctgcaataatatgttactcttcgaaggccgcaaaaatatgtgacacgctcttatggctctacaaataagatcgtgtcagattttTTTGCGGCGTtggttgtgtaacatactattgcaggtgactacgTATGTTTTTTCCGTGTTTATTCTGTGGTAGCGCGCAGCTCTCGCTGGCACTGAATATGTTAAGTACTCATACGTACCGACAGCGGAGCCCTTAAGCAGATTCTCCAAATGAAATTTCAAGTTCTTGACAGCAAAATCTGATTTTGATTCCGAAAGAAGAAGGTGGCCGTTTTTGATAGTAAATTTATTTTCAACAATGGCGTCAACATCAGCTGGAAACAATTCATATACATACTTAGGCATGTTAGGCATTAGATATGAAAGTATGAATTCCCTACtactgcccgcgacttcgtctgcgtggaatgatgattgataaaaactaccctatgtccgtCCCCGGGTCTAAACTGGAGAAAAAAGGAgatccatgccaaatttcatctaaatcggttcagcagtttaCATGAAGAGGTGAGAGACAAACAGAGTTGCTCTCgcatttattataatatgaGTATTCATGAATGATTAGTCTGGCCAATATAAGGCAGACacataataattaaaaagttacaGAATATAAATTGTCTGATTGTTTTTCTCGTGCCATTTTAGTTATTGTTTTTGATAACAAGCCACACACTGCATGTCAGTTGTTTTTTAATCCTATATACATActatgtatataggtactaaAACGACAGCTGGATTGGGCAGATTGggaaattaagtaggtaaaaaacacagcttaggggctattcataaattacgtcatttcaaattggggggggggggggggtctggacatcagatgacggtagcatgaagtaggaggaaatggggtcatttgaagcatgatttttggatgattatagggggggggggtcaaaaatcgatgacgtaatttatggacagccccttagggtggtattccacctgtacaatttctttgtccagtgtgtatttgcgtctcacattttgcttagagagacgcaatgcacattggacctaTGAAATAGGACAGGTGCAATACTAATCTTAAGTAGTGGGAACGCTGGATAAACGTGTTTGTTTTATGAgtaaatcaactttttcttgtcaatcgttgccatggttacggtcgcctgggtcactcttaaaatcCTGATTTAAAACAATGCATTTTGTGGTAGTTATACGCCCTTTCTACGATGGGCCATCTACCGAGCACGAAATTATGTCGTGGTACAAAGAGTTCTTTTAACAAACTGTGATAGCATGTCACGTGGCTGACGAACAGAAAAAATAGTTGATTCACCCATCTACTTAATAACTTACTAAACTTAAACATATTAAATTGTATTACCCGTATTTCACTCCCACAACAGTACAGAGACGGATTTCAGGCATGAGTATGAAACACGTCTCCAACTCCCTGCGCATGCGCTGGCGCAGGGAGTTGGAGACACAGTCAGGTACAGTCAACGTCATATAATTCATATAGTACGTGGCAtccaaatagttcggtacaccatattatttgtatGACGTACCGAACTGTTTGGATACTTTGGATGCTGCctactatacgacgctgactgtactcaCTCATAACGAACGCGGTACGCAAGCCACTGTATACTGCGAAGGGAGCCGGAGCCGTGCTGTAGTCTGCATTACACATGCtgttaaaatacaaattttaccCGTTCTTCCGTCGGGTAACAAAGTCAGCTGCAATGTGCTTTACATAAAGAAATGGTCTCTTCAATACTAAATCGACGATATGCCGTAAAAAGCATAAATATAACACTTACTCAAATTTGCGGTGAATGGACCATGATCCTTCAATTCTAGGATAAGCAATTTACCATCTATATCGTAATTTCCTAGCATTTTCAAGTCTGGAAATCTCAACTTCATTTCAAAAGTGTACTTAGCAGGATGTGTCCTGTAAAACAAAAACGTATCATTTATAAGCATTGTAAATGCAATATTTACTGTACAATGTGTACATAAATGAGAACGCCATGGTTTCGTATTGTTCCACAACTCAACTATGTTaaattgattataataatataattcgaTTCGTGAGTTGTTTTAAATTGCAGATTTTGGAGCTGGTTTTCACTCACTGTTTGTCCAAAAAATGTTAAGGtatagactggtcatatttttcataaaatcgatttcgactggcaaatcatattactttttggcaaccgggttttttaacctaattaaaccccgctgaatccgaatttgccggttgtcCGATCGAAAtattgaccggaagtgagatatttgatattaaaggtccctttttttagtttttcgtaaataactcttaaacggtggcgcatagcaaaaaagttctattacataagtaatctgcataaaattgcctacaagaaagattcagtacaatatttcaaagagatattaatgcgggaaatttaattataatcacttctctAAGGTctccttttttagtttttggtaaataactcgtaaacggtggccaatatcaaaaaatgttgtgaaacgttaataatctacacaaaattttgacaaaaaagattcagtacacttttcgcagggatcaatatttaaaaaaataataaagagggaaagttaaaaatagggacctggaaattgattataattaacttacccctttattacatctttaaatattgatcgtagcgaaaaagtgtgaAGAACCTTTTTtaatattggccaccgtttaagagttatttacgaaaaactaaaaaagggacctttaatatcataGGGTGGGTATATATATAGGGTtgatcaaatatctcacttctggtcaagatttcgattggacaaccggcaaattcagattcagcggggtttaattacgttaaaaaacccggttgtcaaaaagtaatacgatttgccagTCGCATCAAGAAGGAGAGAGAAAGTCAACAAATGTAGACAGACAGATTTGTGAATACAGCCGCTGGTGCTTACCGCGGTTATATTGTTTGTGTTGAAAAAAATGCACAACTTACCGAATATACTCGATCTTATAATCGGACAAACCGTACACCCATACAGAATTAAATTCGGCTTTGAAATTATTGCCACCCTCGTTTTGTGTTATCTTTACTGTTTTCAAAAATAACGGATCCAATACAGGTATATTCCATAATTTTATTCCTGTAAATTAACGATTCAATAAATACTAGGTACATCCATTTACAAATGACTAAGTACGTACAATCATCGACCGACGAAAATATATGCACACATAGGCGATGCAAAATGTGCAACAAGTAACTTTAATCAGGAGGATAGAATCATTATTTTATTGGCaattaataatacctaattGTACATGCTCTTTCGCTGCGTTTTTTAGGCTTGTATTAACGAATAAGAACTCCACAGCAGTAAGCAGCATTTCGAACAAAAATTATTGAAGATTTTGATTTCGTTATTAgtacaaaacaatttttttttaattgggcaAGTTTTAAAAGCTAAATATATATACTCACCATGCTTCATGTAAGGTTTAAACAAATCCGATACTTTGTATAGAGCTTTATTGAGGCTATCTTCATCGTGGATATCAAAATGATTTATCTGGTTTTCTGGGAAAATTAAAGAGCTctttataataatacatattgcCCATTACAATCTCAACTTCTAAACTAATCGACTATTAAAAACGGACTCAccgatatattttattatttcttgtTCCTGTTTTGCCGTCAAGGGTTCGGCAGAACAGTCCAAGGTGAAACAAGCAGCAAATAATAACACAAGGCCGACCCGGACGTACATCTCGGATAAAATGATGAAACCATCACTGACCACCTCAATTTGTATCTTTACTTGACACTATTGTTTGCGGTGCATGGTCATTATGATTCGATTAACACGGCATAAAATCGTTTATGTGTCTGCTCTTAAAACTGTTGCGGTCGCATTCATGTGGatcattaattaatttttaatagtCGCGTGACGGTGCACGCACCCACTTGATCCTTCGAATCCCTTCCATTGTGTCACAAAAACGTGATTACCACGCGCAgttgaaaaatatataatttataaatcacATTTACAATTCTAAAACACCCGTGCAGGTAAATTTAATGTTTAACCAGTTTTACTTGCGACCACGTTACGTTTGAgacatctaaaaataaataaatattagtttaTGCTATTAAGTTCAATTTTCGTTAAAGCCGTAAAAGGaaactttaattaaaaatataaaataacgactaattaataattaaaataaatacgtcAATGATTTCGATTGACCGCGGTTGATTTGTTTGTAGGTAAAAATCCGTTAACTGTACATAATAACAAAAATCACAATGAAATGATGCTTCGTTTTATTTAAATCTAGTACCTAGTATAATCAGTTAGTACACAATTACAGTTAGGGTTGACACAaacgtaggtacatatatactcATTCTCATTAAGACAACTCATAACCAAAATAACTAAACacgatttttttacaataatattaataacattgattgaaattttgctgccccaatattacagggttctatgtttcacttttatcgaactgaaattttaACAGTCACAGTGAcataagtcgaatttcaactatgtatcttgaaaaatgaaaatgtaacatagaaccctgtaatattgggccagcgatttgTCAAGCTACAATATTTGTTgttgtacatatttataacatTATTAAGCTGCCACTAACGATTTTACCGATTGTAAGCAACACAAGCATTGTGCATCAAAAGCATATTTCTATATCAATCCATCATTGTTTTTAACATAGACAAATAATACAAAGACGCGTACAATTGCGTcaaatagagtctgtgcggaaagagaagtcttagggggcccactgattaacagtccgccggacggtatcggcctgtcagttgttcggaactgtcaaaattttgttctaactgacaggccgataccgtccggcggactgttaatcagtgggcccctttagaatgTATTGGACCCCATGCATTTCACTTTCTTTCTCTTTCCGCGCCGACTCTACCTTGGTCGCAAATTTGACACCTGTACCTGTACACTCTGTACAGCGCCGTACATTATGCGGCAACTAGGTTATCTGGCGCTGTTTGACAAACCAGTAACCATAATACCATAAAGCATATAACGCCGTTCAGAGCCATCTACTTCAGTTGTTTGCAGCTACCTTTGTCTATAGTTTTAACAAAACATTTTTACTATccgataatagttatttacgatacaagtgcggaccGCGACcgcgaccgaagggagtgttttaaatcgacacgagttgcgaattacctattcgcacgtgtatggtacaacgttttacagtacatatggccatttaaacttttgacatacgcacgaaaagtgctattttacgcactagtgcgggaaaataggaccatatgtactgtaaaagagtttttcacctcagcagctcgaacaagggtactttgcttcttaaaaacagtgagaaaaatgcgattttgctcactgagtgagacaaaatgacattcaagtgacctttatagtcaaatgtcatttcaatatgcggggtctaatacaagttcgaaatacttgggttctattatctctgtccgtttcacactgttagcaaaaagaaacagacaaaaaaagttaaaacgacattcaacagtatattgacggtttataatagacccccgaaaaacttcagaccgcatcgttctaaaccacgtacgagtatgaattcttaataattaattaataaaaataatgtttaagatttgataaaaactgataaaatattatattttaggtattttattgtacaattaaaataatgaactcaaaaaatacacagattattacgcaaaattaattattttacttttaagaatttctaccttagttgacaaatagtacgtatacgcaattcggaccgtatcttacaaagttttatttttacaaaaaaattattgtcgattgaagtgtcagttgatgttcgttatttccatattattttactgaaatgtattattacgttttgttttcgtgttcgattgcggtaattaaacttaattgtttgtatatcttaagaaaacatgagtgcaggtattaagtgatgaagaaggattacatttttcaagttgtctaataggtatgttctcactgctcaggttaaacattttgtgtactacacgagatcaaagttatttacatctcgtgcgcttttgagtcccttactacgctcaagat
Above is a window of Cydia splendana chromosome Z, ilCydSple1.2, whole genome shotgun sequence DNA encoding:
- the LOC134804344 gene encoding circadian clock-controlled protein daywake-like, with protein sequence MYVRVGLVLLFAACFTLDCSAEPLTAKQEQEIIKYIENQINHFDIHDEDSLNKALYKVSDLFKPYMKHGIKLWNIPVLDPLFLKTVKITQNEGGNNFKAEFNSVWVYGLSDYKIEYIRTHPAKYTFEMKLRFPDLKMLGNYDIDGKLLILELKDHGPFTANLTDVDAIVENKFTIKNGHLLLSESKSDFAVKNLKFHLENLLKGSAVGESINESLNRNVNDLVRDLKPAFVREINRIIVRTLNRSVENLPLAKWQAAIK